A genome region from Gigantopelta aegis isolate Gae_Host chromosome 3, Gae_host_genome, whole genome shotgun sequence includes the following:
- the LOC121368673 gene encoding putative uncharacterized protein YHR217C: MQSLSDINSIVSRYSTWIDYVLFPEMRTTPNRTALHHTAINHTAPHCTTPDCTVSHPTAPHYTTPHCTLLHRTVPYHTTLHNTTSCIMIPYRTVPHRKPIHSTALYHTTLHSTARYRTALYHTTLHSAVQHDTVSHCTTPHHTTQHCTIPHRTIPHHTTQHRTIPHRTVPHHTTQHDTVPHCTTPNRSTQHHMVPHRTIPYYTALHSTTPYRTAPY; the protein is encoded by the exons ATGCAATCTTTATCCGATATCAATTCCATCGTTAGTCGTTATTCAACGTGGATCGACTATGTTCTCTTTCCAGAAATG cgcACCACACCGAACCGAACCGCACTGCATCACACCGCAATAAACCACACAGCACCGCACTGTACTACTCCGGACTGCACCGTATCACACCCCACAGCACCACACTACACAACACCGCACTGTACGTTACTGCACCGCACTGtaccataccacaccacactacacaACACCACATCGTGCATCATGATACCGTACCGCACTGTACCACACCGCAAACCAATACACAGCACCGCACTataccacaccacactacacaGCACCGCACGATACCGCACCGCACTGTACCACACCACACTGCACAGCGCCGTACAGCACGATACCGTATCGCACTGTACCACACCGCACCACACTACACAGCACTGCACGATACCGCACCGCACTataccacaccacactacacaGCACCGCACGATACCGCACCGCACTGtaccacaccacactacacaGCACGACACCGTACCGCACTGCACCACACCGAACCGCAGTACACAGCACCACATGGTACCGCACCGCACTATACCATACTACACAGCACTACACAGCACTACACCGTACCGCACTGCACCATACTGA